From the Mycobacteriales bacterium genome, the window CGCCGCCGCATGCGCCGGCGAGGTCACCGTGATCTGCGTCCCCGCCGGGTTCACCGAGAAGTCCGTCACCGCCGTCGAAGAACCGAACAACACCTTCGAGGCACCCGTGAACCCGGACCCGGTGATCGTCACCACGGTGCCACCCGCCGTCGACCCACTCGACGGCGACACCGACGCCACCACTGGCGGCGCGACGGACACCGGGAGCGTGCCGCTGTAGAGGGCGTGCCCCCAGCCCGGCGACGGATCGTTACCGGTGTGTGTGGCGTTCCACGCGTTTCCCTCGCCGTAGATGCCGTCGTCCGACCACACGACCTCGCGCTTGCCGTCGGTCGCCGTCGACGCAGGCGCGATGGCGAAGCCTTCGAGGTTGTCATTGGGCAGCCCGGCCGGCCGGTTGTAGCTCGCCACGCGCACGAAGTTGCCGCTGGAGTCGATGCGCATCAGGCTGTCGACGACCCCGCAGTCGTTGTCGCAGTCGAGCCAGAGCCCCTGGTCGTCGGCGTTGAACTGCACGTCCGCGATCGCGCTCGTGCCGTCGATCCCGGTGTCGATGTCGGCGACCCGCTGGTAGGTCCCGTCCGAGTTCAACGCATAGGCATAGACGTGGCCGTTCTTCTCCAGCGCGAGGAAGAACAGCCCCGAACCGTGCAGCGGGTAGTCAGCCGGGTCGTAGAGCTTATCCAGGTGCTGGTCGCGGAAAGCATGGGCAACCAGGAACGAGTCGGGGACGTAGGTGACACCCTCGAAGCCGAGGTTGGCGTCGTCGCCGCTGGCCGCGATGACCGAAGGAACGAACTCGTCGGTCAGGTCCCACTGCTGCACGGGCGCAAGCGTGTCCCCCGCTGCCGACGGGTCGTACTCCAGCACCTCGTCCTTGGAGACGTTGCTGTTCGTGTTGTCGCGCTCCGAGGTGACGTACAGGTCGCCGTTGCCGCCGACCGTGATGCCCTCGGAGTCCGGCTGACTCGCGTTCGGGTCGGTCCCGGTGAACGTGATCGCCTTGCCGTTGGCCCAGTCGTTGTCCGTCGCGGGGACGAACGTGCCCGTGTCCGCGTCCTTGACCAGCTTCCAGATGTGGTTCTTGTTCTGGGCTCCCCACAAGACGCTGCCGTCGGCGCTGAACACGAGCGAGCTCATGTCGTTGCCGGTCGGGTCCTGGGCGGTGACGAACTCGCACTGGTCGTCAGCCGTGGTCACACCGTCGCTGGTCGGCCACGCTACGGCGTCAGGGACCGCGACACTGTTGCTGCCCGACGGCGCAGAGGGTGAGCAGGTGCCGGAAAGGCCGGTCGGCGGCTGCTGGTTGAAGTACTGCACCGCGTTCACCGGGTCCGAGCTGTCATCGCAGGACGAGGCGTTCGATGAGCCGAACGACGCAACCTTCACGCTGTACCACGCGGTGGTTGCGTCATTGGAGTTCGTGTTGACCGATCCGCCACCGTCGGGGCAACGGGCGAGCGCGTGATAGGTCTCGGTGCTGGACGGGCCGAGGTTGGCCGGGTCGAGGCTCTCGTCGTAGCCCGCCTGCCCCGCGGTGTAGGTCACCAAGTCCACCAGCGTCCCGTCCGGCAGGTAGATCTGTACGGCGTCGCCGCCACTGCCGAGGCCCTGACCGGACTGGAAGACGCCGTACCCGTGACCGGGGATGCTCGTGATCGCGGTCCCGGAAGCGTTGAACACCCGGCCCGAGAAGACGGTGGCGGACGCCGCTCCGTGACTGTCGGCCTGCTTCCAGCCAGTGATGTCGACCGGCTCGGTCCCCTTGTTGTAGAGCTCGACGAGGTCGCTCGCGGAGTTCGGTGCCGTGTTCAACGCCGTCAGCAACGCAGAAGGCAGCTTCGAGGTCAGCTCGGTGTTGTCGCTGTTGTCCGACGTCACCTCGTTGATGACGATGTTCGCCCAGTTCGGGTCGATGCCCGACCCGACGGTGATCGTGAACGACGCGTTCGCCGTCGCGGTCGCGCTGTCCGTGACGGTCACCACCACTGAGATGACGCCGGCTGCGGTCGGCGTGCCGGTGACGGCGCCGGTCGACGCATCGATGCTCAAGCCCGTCCCGGCAAGTGTCGGCGCACTCCACGTGTACGGCGCTGTGCCACCCGAGGCGCTGAGCCCGGTGAAGGAGAACGCCGCACCGACCGTGGCGGTCTGGTCGCTAGCACCTTGCACGGTGAGGCTCGCCGGCGCTCGCACTCCAGTCGGCGTCGAGGTGCCGGAGGTGGACGCCCCTGGTGAGCCGACCGCGCCGTTCGCGCTCGTCCACGAGCCTTCGGCGTCACCGACTGTCGCCGGCTCCGTCCAGCCTGTGGCAGTGGAGGTCGACGCGAGCTGCCCGTAGTCGACGTAGGCGGCCGACCCCTTACCGGCGAAGTACTTGTTTGCGTAGCCCAGCGAGTCGACCAGGACGCCTGTGGCGTTGAAGACGCCGATCGTGTCCGGACCGCTGTCGATCGTCGTCGGCAGGTCGTTGATCACCTCGACCGAGGACTTCAGGCCCCATTCGGTCCGGAAGTCCGCGGGCGTCAGGTCGGTGACCACCACCGATTGGCCCGGCTGAACCATCCCGAACCCGGACAGGCTCACCGACCCAGCGCTCGGAGTGGTCGTCGACTTGTTGACGCCGTAGGTCCATCCGGTGAAATCCTGCGCGGCGTACCCGACGTTGGTGAGCTCGACGTACTCGCCGTCGCCGCTGTCACCGGAGTACGCGCGTGTGCCGGACGCCAGACCGCCGTAGGCGAGCTCGGTGATCTGGATGTCGGCGCCGGCCGCCGCACCGGTCTCACCGGCTTCCCGGACCTGTGCTGCCGTTCGGATGCCGAGCGCGGAGGTGCCGGGCGATCCGACCGCGCCGTTGGCGCTGGTCCACGCACCGTCGGCGTCACCCACCGTGGACGGGTCCTGCCATCCGGTCGGGATGGTCGTCGACGCCGTCTGACCCGACAGCACCTCGGCCGAGACTCCCTTGCCGGAGAAGGCGCCCTTGGCGTAGCCGACCGAGTCCACCAGCGTGCCGCCGTTGTCGAACACCGCAACCGTGTCCGGACCGCTGTCGATCGTCGTCGGAAGGTCGTTGATCACCTTGACCGACACCTTCAGCCCCCACTCCGTCCGGAAGTCGGCCGGGGTGAGGTCGGTGATGATCACGGACTCGCCCGGCTGCACCGTCCCGAACCCGGACAGGCTCACGGACCCAGACGTGGGGGTCGTCGTCGACTTGTTGACGCCGTAGGTCCATCCGGTGAAGTCCTGCGCCGCGGTGCCGACGTTCGTCAGCTCGACGTACTCGCCGTCGCCGCTGTCACCGGGATAGGCGTGCGACCCCGAAGCCAGGCCCCCGTAGGCGATCTCGGTGATCTCGATGTCAGCGCCGCTTGCCGACGCGCGAGCGCTGACGACCGGGAGCAGCGGGCTGACACCCGCCACCATCGCGGTCACGAGCACGGCGTGACCGGCAAGACGAGAGATTGACTTGCAGCGCACTGGGACCACCCATCTGTTCCGAACCCCGGGAACGCCCGTCCAGCAAGGAAGGCAGGCGCAAGACTCACCGCCGCAGGTGTACGGGCAGCGAACGGAGTCGGCCGGTCACGGAAACGGCGACGAACAACTTCCGCGACGGGACTTCGTCATCGGCCGCGGCCTGCCGCGCGCCTCGGGGGGATGATGGATGAATGGACGCCCGCGTCGAGGTCAAGCAGATTCCCGAACGGCATCGGTTCGAGATCTTCATGGATGACGAGCGAGTGGGCCTGCTCATCTACCGCGACCAGGGGGTGGTCCGGTCCTTCGACCACACCGAGATCGACCCGGCCCACGAAAGGCGAGGGCTGGCAGCCACGCTGGTCCGCACTGCCCTCGACGCCGCGCGCGCGGAGGGGTTGCGCGTCGTACCCGCGTGTTCCTACGTCGCGGCGTTCATCGAGCGGAATCCGGAGTACGCCGACCTCGTCGCCGCTTGATCCACTCCGTCATCCGCCCCGGCGTGACCGGCTCGCCCACCATTCCCGCGGCCGCGTGACCCAGCGCTGCGGCGCACAGCACCCGCTCCGCGGCCGCGCCGGGATCACCCCACGGCAGGAAGGGCTTCGCGATCATCAGCGAGGCAATCCCGTGAGCTGCCGCCCATAGGTCCAGCGTGACCGGCAGCGAGTCGCCGGCTGGGAAGATGCCCGACGCCATGCACTCCTCGACGATGGCCTGAAAGTGCACGAACGCAGCTGACGCCAGCACCTCGTCGACGTACGGCGTGGGGCAGGGATCCATCGCCGCGATGCGGTAGTGCTCGGGGTGGCTGACCGCGAACCGCACGTAGGCGACGCCGGACGCGCGCAGCCGGTCCATGGGTCCGTCGGCGGTCGCCACCGCCTCGACGACAGCGGCGTCGAGCTCGGCGAACACGTCGACCACGACCGCCGAGACGAGCTCGGTCTTGTCGGAGAAGTGCAGATAGATCGACGGCGGCGTCACTCCCACCGCGTCCGCCACGGCTCGGATCGAGACGTCGTCTACCGAGGCCGCCTTGGCGAGCAGCTCCTTCGCGGCCGCGACGATCTCGGCGCGGAGCTGCTCGCCGCTGCCGCGCTGAGACCGCCGTCGTTTCGTCGGTGCCGTCATCCGACCGCCACAGGCTCGGCCTCGACGGCGGACGCTGTCGCCGGCTCGTCGGACAGACCGAACCGTTCGTGGAGTCGCGCGAGCGGCCGCGGCGCCCACCAGTTCCACTTGCCGGCCAGTCGCATGAACGCCGGAACCAGGGTGGACCGCACGATGGTGGCGTCCATCAGGACCGCGAGGGTCAGCCCGGTGCCGAACAGCATCATGAACGACACGTGGGAGCGTGAGATCGCGGCGAACACGATCGCCATCAGGACCGCGGCCGCTGTCACGATCCGCCCGGTCCGCCCCAGCCCGACCGCCACCGCATGTTCGTTGTCGGCGGACGTCCGAGCCGATCCCATCCACTCCTCGCGGATTCGCGAGAGCAGGAAGACCTCGTAGTCCATCGAGAGTCCGAAGGCGACGCAGAACATCAACGGCGGCATCGTCGAGGTGAGGTAGCCGGTCGCGGTGAGGTTCGGATACAGCCAGTGCAGGTGACCTTCCTGGAAGATCCAGACCATCGCACCGAACGTCGCCGTCAGCGACAGCGTGTTCAGGACCAGCGCCTTGACGGGCATCACGATGCTTCCAGTGAACAGGAACAGCAGCAGGAATGTTGCGAGGGCGATCAGCGCGATCACGTAGGGCAGCGGAGCGCTGATCGCGTGCAGGCTGTCTCGGTCCTCCGCGGTCTGGCCGCCGAACCAGACCGGGAACGGCGCGGGGACGGCCTCGGCGGCGGTCAGCGCCTGCTTGGCGGCCGCGGACTGGGGGTCGGCTGCCGTCGCGAGAACCAGGTACGACGAGCCGTCGGCGGACATCGCGGCCTTCCCGGGGCCGACGCGCTGGCCGTCGGCGTACTCCCCGGCGACCGATTCGACGCCGAGGACGCCGGGGACCTGCGAGAGCTGGTCGGCGTACCCGCCGATCTGAGACTGGCCCGAACCGACGTTCGGGATCACGACGTTGATGGTCGACGCCGAGTCCGCGGAGAAGTTCGCGTCGACGTCCTTGCCTACCTGGTACGCCGAGGCGCTCGACGGCAGAACCCGCTGGTCCGGGAAGCCGAACTTGACGTGCAGGAAGGGCAGGCCGACGAAGACGAGCAACGCGACGACGACGACACCGACCGGGATGGCACGCGCCATGACCCGCTGCGCGAACCGATACCAGAAGGTCTCTTCGATGGTCTTCGGAGTCGGCTCCGGACGATGGGTGACCCGGCGCAACCACGCCCGCACGTCGAGCGACTCGAGCCGACCGGCCAGCAGAGTGAGCACCGCGGGCAGGATCGCCAACGCCGCGACGGCGGCGAAGGCCACGACCGCGATGCCGGCGTACGCGAACGAGCGAAGGAAGTACAGCGGGAAGGCGAGCATCGCGGCGAGCGAGAGCCCGACCGTCAGCGCGGAGAACAGCACGGTCCGGCCGGCGGTCTGCATCGTGCGCCGTACCGCGTCGTCGGGAGCGGACCCGGCTCGTACCTCCTCGCGGTAGCGGCTGACGATGAACAGGCTGTAGTCGATCGCCAGCGCCAGCCCCATCGCGGTGGTCATGTTCAGCGCGTAGATCGACACGCTCGTGAACAGCGCCAGCAGTCGCAGGATCGCCATCGTCCCGACGATCGAGGCCAGACCGATCGCCACCGGAAGCAACGAGGCGATGAGGCTGCCGAAGACCCAGAACAACGCGAGCACCGTCAGCGGGACCGCGATCATCTCCGACTTCGTGAGGTCGGACTTCACGTCATGGTTGACCTCGTTGTAGACGATGTCGATGCCGCCGGCGGTCACGGTGACGCCGTCGTGCGTGCCGGTCAGGTGGCTCACGGCGGCCGCCGCCCGGTCGGGAGCGGTCGTGTCGTTGCCGATCACTCGCGCC encodes:
- a CDS encoding lamin tail domain-containing protein; amino-acid sequence: MRCKSISRLAGHAVLVTAMVAGVSPLLPVVSARASASGADIEITEIAYGGLASGSHAYPGDSGDGEYVELTNVGTAAQDFTGWTYGVNKSTTTPTSGSVSLSGFGTVQPGESVIITDLTPADFRTEWGLKVSVKVINDLPTTIDSGPDTVAVFDNGGTLVDSVGYAKGAFSGKGVSAEVLSGQTASTTIPTGWQDPSTVGDADGAWTSANGAVGSPGTSALGIRTAAQVREAGETGAAAGADIQITELAYGGLASGTRAYSGDSGDGEYVELTNVGYAAQDFTGWTYGVNKSTTTPSAGSVSLSGFGMVQPGQSVVVTDLTPADFRTEWGLKSSVEVINDLPTTIDSGPDTIGVFNATGVLVDSLGYANKYFAGKGSAAYVDYGQLASTSTATGWTEPATVGDAEGSWTSANGAVGSPGASTSGTSTPTGVRAPASLTVQGASDQTATVGAAFSFTGLSASGGTAPYTWSAPTLAGTGLSIDASTGAVTGTPTAAGVISVVVTVTDSATATANASFTITVGSGIDPNWANIVINEVTSDNSDNTELTSKLPSALLTALNTAPNSASDLVELYNKGTEPVDITGWKQADSHGAASATVFSGRVFNASGTAITSIPGHGYGVFQSGQGLGSGGDAVQIYLPDGTLVDLVTYTAGQAGYDESLDPANLGPSSTETYHALARCPDGGGSVNTNSNDATTAWYSVKVASFGSSNASSCDDSSDPVNAVQYFNQQPPTGLSGTCSPSAPSGSNSVAVPDAVAWPTSDGVTTADDQCEFVTAQDPTGNDMSSLVFSADGSVLWGAQNKNHIWKLVKDADTGTFVPATDNDWANGKAITFTGTDPNASQPDSEGITVGGNGDLYVTSERDNTNSNVSKDEVLEYDPSAAGDTLAPVQQWDLTDEFVPSVIAASGDDANLGFEGVTYVPDSFLVAHAFRDQHLDKLYDPADYPLHGSGLFFLALEKNGHVYAYALNSDGTYQRVADIDTGIDGTSAIADVQFNADDQGLWLDCDNDCGVVDSLMRIDSSGNFVRVASYNRPAGLPNDNLEGFAIAPASTATDGKREVVWSDDGIYGEGNAWNATHTGNDPSPGWGHALYSGTLPVSVAPPVVASVSPSSGSTAGGTVVTITGSGFTGASKVLFGSSTAVTDFSVNPAGTQITVTSPAHAAA
- a CDS encoding GNAT family N-acetyltransferase, translated to MDARVEVKQIPERHRFEIFMDDERVGLLIYRDQGVVRSFDHTEIDPAHERRGLAATLVRTALDAARAEGLRVVPACSYVAAFIERNPEYADLVAA
- a CDS encoding TetR/AcrR family transcriptional regulator produces the protein MTAPTKRRRSQRGSGEQLRAEIVAAAKELLAKAASVDDVSIRAVADAVGVTPPSIYLHFSDKTELVSAVVVDVFAELDAAVVEAVATADGPMDRLRASGVAYVRFAVSHPEHYRIAAMDPCPTPYVDEVLASAAFVHFQAIVEECMASGIFPAGDSLPVTLDLWAAAHGIASLMIAKPFLPWGDPGAAAERVLCAAALGHAAAGMVGEPVTPGRMTEWIKRRRGRRTPDSAR
- a CDS encoding MMPL family transporter, which gives rise to MLTALANRGIAAPKRVLGIAGVILIVAVVFGAPVASRLGSGGFDNPSSASTKASDLLSSRFHTGYPNLILELTGPGGVAAPATRAVGVQTVQALQRDRYVDNVTSYWTATATAARGLVSKDGKSALVVARVIGNDTTAPDRAAAAVSHLTGTHDGVTVTAGGIDIVYNEVNHDVKSDLTKSEMIAVPLTVLALFWVFGSLIASLLPVAIGLASIVGTMAILRLLALFTSVSIYALNMTTAMGLALAIDYSLFIVSRYREEVRAGSAPDDAVRRTMQTAGRTVLFSALTVGLSLAAMLAFPLYFLRSFAYAGIAVVAFAAVAALAILPAVLTLLAGRLESLDVRAWLRRVTHRPEPTPKTIEETFWYRFAQRVMARAIPVGVVVVALLVFVGLPFLHVKFGFPDQRVLPSSASAYQVGKDVDANFSADSASTINVVIPNVGSGQSQIGGYADQLSQVPGVLGVESVAGEYADGQRVGPGKAAMSADGSSYLVLATAADPQSAAAKQALTAAEAVPAPFPVWFGGQTAEDRDSLHAISAPLPYVIALIALATFLLLFLFTGSIVMPVKALVLNTLSLTATFGAMVWIFQEGHLHWLYPNLTATGYLTSTMPPLMFCVAFGLSMDYEVFLLSRIREEWMGSARTSADNEHAVAVGLGRTGRIVTAAAVLMAIVFAAISRSHVSFMMLFGTGLTLAVLMDATIVRSTLVPAFMRLAGKWNWWAPRPLARLHERFGLSDEPATASAVEAEPVAVG